A window from Gossypium raimondii isolate GPD5lz chromosome 7, ASM2569854v1, whole genome shotgun sequence encodes these proteins:
- the LOC105763545 gene encoding protein EMBRYONIC FLOWER 1 yields the protein MESPIKIDSISIDLIKANGDIDTWKCEHFSIRGYASEMRRKDWKKSWPFASDGGQNTFKEQNVKLPPLLVPKFRWWCCQNCQQETGAEGSINEERNVNNNSSKLKSFGSCPLGDSVASSSGLLQAGKINVDSRKCDAIACLNVNTSTCHPLVSGKSNRKVENADKRVIGQTDILENNINKEIPNYAGLEVIASLMKQALRLDEKAASLQLCNPDLEENEVAGVKLLESNVECTVKDATATCETGKSACNQRMALVKGRGSHVKASTVHRVPDAIRTHIDEHSSLEFDDCDYASSESDEVLPGTETGSLHRRKNRKVRLLTELLVKNEDEKTNLTSTEDCPSSTIPDASIHMDSTSASQGQVAFQGNVTSGLARRRKRKMPRDEEWMPGELMSSPNNGHKNLRTFNRDAETAYGITSSDSEGTINRTSSQTPAKSNLVNLKVDRSPILGKKKNKKTQSIDECLSLRLSRENLQKERQKKPGDPTKSDATDIVLYKSNDVSAGSGFNPFTESVAKAEKKSNLLRKKSKMYQDHSQRTSPVPWNNGILREGPTSREDVEVRQIGNVAVPLEVTDDASPEKGLQFSFSNCFPAKRYDTKCSTPIRDGLQSLSSCQGRVLSEYDTGRKDLNMNHAGESTFPTKSQVDAYLGKGMRVDLNSNQNTYRIPFLNERQKHRSPAKVGSCSTMQQMDFSGTSTNGRTEFPDHATVAREHYDQHVEMVSEQGAADDIMEIAELMVKNQYEWCLPGTEIDKQLPETSNTKIQGVDLNKVYGNEEMNLFQETTDKPKAQAKNGRIGKFERGGNVGSSKQKSVDYFSHIDRNQYKISQLERSYPPAGFRPFPLCGEKPLNGVQFSATNSIRQNSAQNCQRLGNMIGQRSSHATVQALGVCNTCQSAPQQNKEVAHLWSSMISNSMPYVHSIPQKCADQIARLDVLSHCPSSLPKGNMSRNDDRNFLNVASNYEKHCRKFDSDALRRTHADYSFSCKHNAAGSVDLYSNETIPAMHLLSLMDAGLQSGAPVDVDGNQRFVKKTSFVPGHRPKELSSMASGGYRTNSMKHLSFDCYGKSHQPESFCECMSAAAAVSPTSFQHGKSFKKAPDFAGQFSMKSREKEKNKCPDSQRQSKNHRSQKTVSSNNGLNTTCGSIPVHSMSKLVLGTSDFTMFPMTLHPKESATKQKHKARTMSGTLFHPKSGSECGICLINRNPADFTVPEAGNMYMIGGEDLKFGREKAPSSGLGKLVGHKHERKLTVRKEHSRRTS from the exons ATGGAATCACCCATAAAGATTGACTCAATATCCATAGATCTTATCAAAGCTAATGGTGACATTGATACTTGGAAGTGTGAACATTTTTCTATTCG TGGATATGCATCTGAGATGCGCAGGAAAGACTGGAAGAAAAGTTGGCCATTTGCATCAGATGGTGGCCAGAATACATTTAAAGAACAAAACGTTAAGCTTCCTCCTTTACTAGTCCCGAAGTTCAGATGGTGGTGTTGCCAGAACTGTCAGCAGGAGACCGGGGCTGAAGGCAGTAtaaatgaagaaagaaatgttaataataatagtagcaAATTGAAATCCTTCGGCTCTTGTCCCCTTGGGGATTCTGTGGCGTCTTCATCAGGTTTGCTGCAGGCTGGAAAgattaatgttgactcaagaaAATGTGATGCCATTGCTTGTTTGAATGTTAATACCAGTACCTGTCATCCTTTAGTTAGTGGTAAAAGTAACAGGAAAGTGGAAAATGCAGACAAACGAGTTATAG GGCAAACAGATATCttagaaaataacattaataaggAAATTCCAAATTATGCTGGATTGGAAGTTATTGCTAGCCTTATGAAGCAAGCACTTCGTTTAGATGAAAAAG CGGCTTCTCTGCAACTTTGTAATCCTGatttagaagaaaatgaagTTGCCGGTGTCAAGCTTCTTGAATCAAATGTGGAATGCACAGTTAAGGATGCCACTGCAACATGTGAAACTGGAAAATCTGCCTGCAATCAACGAATGGCGTTGGTGAAAGGCCGTGGATCCCATGTGAAAGCGAGTACGGTTCATAGGGTTCCTGATGCTATCAGGACTCATATAGATGAGCATTCTTCTTTGGAATTTGATGATTGTGATTATGCATCATCTGAAAGTGATGAGGTATTGCCTGGAACTGAGACTGGCAGCTTGCATCGAAGAAAAAACCGTAAGGTTCGTCTGTTGACTGAATTGTTGGTtaaaaatgaagatgaaaaaACTAATCTCACGAGTACAGAGGATTGTCCTTCTAGTACCATTCCTGATGCGTCCATACACATGGATTCAACATCTGCTTCCCAAGGTCAGGTTGCTTTCCAAGGAAATGTCACGAGTGGTTTGGCtcgaagaaggaaaagaaagatgCCTCGGGATGAAGAATGGATGCCTGGGGAATTGATGAGCTCTCCAAATAATGGCCATAAAAACCTTAGGACCTTCAACAGAGATGCAGAAACTGCTTATGGAATCACAAGTTCTGATTCAGAAGGTACAATTAACAGGACCAGCTCACAGACTCCAGCAAAGAGCAATTTGGTCAACCTTAAAGTTGATAGAAGTCCTATTCtaggaaagaagaaaaacaaaaagaccCAGAGTATTGATGAATGTCTATCCTTGCGTCTGTCTCGAGAAAATCTGCAGAAGGAAAGACAGAAAAAGCCTGGAGATCCCACTAAGAGTGATGCCACTGATATTGTTTTGTACAAATCAAATGATGTATCTGCAGGCAGTGGGTTCAATCCCTTTACTGAATCTGTTGCAAAGGCAGagaaaaaatctaatttgttGAGGAAAAAGAGCAAGATGTATCAAGATCATTCTCAGCGAACTTCTCCAGTTCCTTGGAACAATGGCATTCTCAGAGAAGGTCCGACTTCAAGGGAAGATGTAGAGGTAAGACAAATTGGGAATGTAGCTGTTCCGCTTGAAGTAACCGATGATGCATCACCTGAAAAAGGATTGCAATTTTCCTTTAGTAATTGCTTTCCTGCTAAAAGATATGATACAAAATGTAGCACTCCAATAAGAGATGGGCTACAATCTTTATCATCTTGCCAAGGGCGTGTTCTCAGTGAATATGATACTGGGAGGAAAGATCTAAACATGAACCATGCTGGAGAGTCTACTTTTCCAACTAAATCTCAAGTTGATGCCTACCTTGGGAAGGGAATGCGTGTTGATCTCAACAgtaatcaaaacacatacagAATTCCATTCCTGAATGAGAGGCAGAAGCACAGATCTCCTGCCAAAGTTGGGAGCTGTTCTACGATGCAGCAAATG gatttcAGTGGTACAAGCACCAATGGGAGAACTGAGTTTCCCGACCATGCCACAGTTGCTAGGGAACATTACGATCAACATGTTGAAATGGTGTCTGAGCAAGGAGCTGCAGATGACATAATGGAAATTGCTGAACTCATGGTAAAGAATCAGTATGAATGGTGTCTTCCTGGTACTGAAATTGATAAACAGCTTCCAGAAACCAGTAACACCAAAATTCAGGGGGTGGATCTTAATAAAGTATATGGAAATGAAGAGATGAACTTGTTTCAAGAGACCACAGATAAACCGAAAGCTCAAGCTAAAAACGGAAGAATTGGCAAGTTTGAAAGAGGCGGTAATGTGGGATCCAGCAAACAGAAGTCGGTGGATTATTTCTCTCATATAGACCGAAACCAGTACAAGATAAGCCAATTGGAACGAAGTTACCCCCCTGCAGGCTTTAGGCCTTTTCCTCTATGTGGAGAGAAGCCATTGAATGGAGTCCAATTTTCTGCCACCAATTCCATCAGGCAAAACAGTGCTCAAAATTGCCAGCGACTCGGGAACATGATCGGGCAAAGGTCCTCTCATGCTACTGTGCAGGCACTGGGAGTTTGTAACACATGCCAGAGTGCTCCGCAGCAGAATAAAGAAGTAGCTCACCTATGGTCATCCATGATATCAAATAGCATGCCCTATGTGCACAGCATCCCTCaaaagtgtgcagatcagaTTGCAAGGTTAGATGTGCTTTCACATTGCCCCAGCAGTCTACCTAAGGGAAATATGAGCCGAAATGATGATCGGAACTTCTTGAATGTGGCTTCAAATTATGAGAAGCATTGTAGGAAGTTTGATTCTGATGCCCTTAGAAGGACACATGCAGATTACTCATTTTCTTGCAAACATAATGCGGCGGGGTCAGTAGATTTGTATTCAAACGAAACGATACCAGCCATGCATTTACTCAGCCTTATGGATGCAGGGTTACAGTCAGGGGCACCAGTTGATGTTGATGGAAACCAAAGATTTGTTAAGAAAACTTCTTTTGTTCCTGGTCATCGTCCTAAAGAGCTTTCGAGCATGGCATCGGGGGGATATAGAACCAATTCAATGAAACATCTATCGTTTGATTGCTATGGTAAAAGTCACCAACCTGAGAGTTTTTGTGAGTGTATGTCAGCCGCTGCAGCAGTCAGTCCTACTTCATTCCAGCATGGTAAAAGTTTCAAGAAAGCACCTGATTTTGCAGGTCAATTTTCAATGAAGTCtcgagaaaaagagaaaaacaaatgcCCAGACTCACAAAGGCAGAGTAAAAACCACAGATCACAAAAAACTGTATCTTCAAATAATGGCTTAAACACAACTTGTGGATCTATTCCTGTTCATAGTATGTCAAAATTGGTGCTTGGAACTTCAGATTTTACGATGTTCCCCATGACGCTTCATCCAAAGGAAAGTGCAACAAAACAAAAGCATAAGGCTCGTACTATGAGTGGCACTCTCTTCCATCCAAAAAGTGGTTCAGAGTGTGGTATCTGCCTCATTAATAGAAACCCTGCTGATTTTACTGTGCCCGAAGCTGGAAATATGTACATGATTGGTGGTGAAGACCTGAAATTTGGAAGGGAAAAAGCTCCCTCTTCTGGATTGGGAAAATTGGTTGGGCACAAGCATGAGAGGAAGCTTACAGTTAGGAAAGAGCATTCACGACGTACTTCATGA